In Asterias rubens chromosome 10, eAstRub1.3, whole genome shotgun sequence, the following proteins share a genomic window:
- the LOC117296118 gene encoding peptidyl-prolyl cis-trans isomerase B-like, translating into MTTNLVDAVGPKTTIGKKSKKIKDWEDPDRDNSNDLMVTKKAFFQIEIDDEPVGKVVISLFGETCPVTVQNFAALVRGTSKNRERLSYNDTVVHRIVSDFVIQMGDVTEGDGTGGISIYGKYFDDENFYLRHAGPGWVAMANSGPDTNNSQFFILLTKAGWLDGRHVVFGKVTEGMDIVEKISQIDTDDADFPLKPVRVIDSGIIPVRTPFILTDSDGDQTNI; encoded by the exons ATGACCACTAACTTGGTAGACGCCGTTGGTCCGAAGACAACGATCGGTAAGAAGTCTAAGAAGATTAAGGATTGGGAGGATCCAGACCGGGACAATTCTAACGATCTCATGGTCACCAAGAAAGCATTCTTCCAGATCGAAATTGACGATGAACCTGTAGGCAAGGTTGTTATCTCACTATTCGGAGAGACTTGCCCAGTGACTGTACAGAACTTTGCTGCGCTGGTTAGAGGGACGTCAAAAAACAGG GAGAGGCTGAGTTACAATGATACAGTTGTTCATCGCATTGTGTCTGATTTCGTCATCCAGATGGGTGACGTCACAGAGGGAGACGGCACTGGCG gTATAAGTATCTACGGTAAGTATTTTGATGATGAGAACTTCTACCTCCGTCACGCTGGACCAGGATGGGTGGCGATGGCAAATTCAGGCCCAGATACCAACAATTCACAATTCTTCATTTTACTCACCAAGGCAGGCTGGCTGGATGGTCGTCATGTTGTGTTTGGTAAAGTTACTGAAGGAATG gataTAGTGGAGAAGATATCCCAGATTGACACCGATGATGCCGACTTTCCATTGAAACCGGTTCGTGTTATTGACAGTGGTATCATACCAGTCAGGACACCCTTCATTCTTACAGACAGCGACGGAGACCAAACCAATATTTAG
- the LOC117296119 gene encoding gamma-aminobutyric acid type B receptor subunit 2-like codes for MDAMSVKSVWILVLVMGFAGNYASTTPGRKPLYIGGLLPLTKGSSPDFGPTAFAGCKLAVDDINNRSDVLPDYELIVNWTDTQHNLPITLNKLYEFIYNPPVKVAIFGPLFSSITEVLAEVIGQWNITQISPGASTPVLTDRVKFPHVYRMLTSSAAFGTAQAGIVRQFGWTKIATLNTATEPHKGRINSLKDEESESNFTVIISESFLTDPLDALKRLKAEDARIIATSFYEEEAKKVFCSAYKLDMYGANYVWMIPGYYSANWQDDVEGLDCTAEQLREATEGYLTVAFMMYGNSEDVGRCGRTPSEFRHKMEGELAVNVTLSDPGFAAMGYDGIWALALAMHDVQNEIPMGLDSYKYGDGEYATLVGDSILRQEFDGMSGPILFTDGGYRLGNLLIEQNVNGEEVLIGSYDNIQNMITWVVPTDSLWYYSGGTKPFDSDVTETITTLQATPLPLVIVVSFLSVLGIILATLFLCFNTWKREHRQIKMSSPKVNNIISCGIMFAYICAALLGIDNSMAEEGALQKVCQLRSWLIPLAFTLAFGGMFTKMWRIYSIVIANKTKRKVIKDRYLFGIIVVLLLVDFAILIPWQIIDPIQIEKITYPITQTQDDIENHKKRELLHVNCTSENNTIWIMMMLIYKAFVVVFGAFLAWSTRNINVPGLNDSYYVGLSIYNTVICCVVAVPLSFLSVSSIGVTYGLVSCFMLFCITVSLCMLFLPKVFAVYRKIDAEGGTVSGMITFAAPKGPRNGGATVEAVATTSGQIESLAQK; via the exons ATGGACGCCATGTCGGTGAAAAGCGTCTGGATCTTGGTTTTGGTAATGGGCTTTGCGGGAAACTATGCGTCCACCACACCGGGTCGAAAACCACTTTACATCGGTGGACTTCTTCCACTGACCAAGGGGTCTTCCCCGGACTTCGGGCCTACAGCTTTTGCTGGATGTAAACTAGCTGTTGATGATATCAATAATAGGAGTGATGTACTACCAGATTACGAACTTATAGTGAATTGGACTGATACGCAG CACAACCTGCCCATCACCCTGAATAAGCTTTATGAGTTCATCTACAACCCACCAGTGAAGGTGGCAATATTTGGTCCATTATTCTCATCTATCACTGAGGTCTTAGCTGAGGTCATCGGACAATGGAACATCACTCAG ataTCACCAGGAGCGTCTACCCCTGTCTTGACTGACCGAGTCAAATTCCCTCATGTCTACCGAATGTTAACCTCTTCTGCCGCCTTTGGAACGGCTCAAGCTGGAATAGTAAGACAGTTCGGATGGACAAAGATTGCAACATTGAATACGGCAACAGAGCCGCATAAAGGG AGAATAAACAGTTTAAAAGACGAGGAGTCTGAGAGTAATTTTACTGTAATCATCTCGGAGAGTTTCCTGACCGATCCACTCGATGCTTTAAAACGACTCAAG GCTGAAGATGCAAGGATAATTGCTACCAGTTTTTACGAAGAAGAAGCTAAGAAAGTGTTCTGCAGC GCTTACAAACTGGACATGTATGGAGCTAACTACGTGTGGATGATCCCAGGTTACTATTCGGCTAATTGGCAAGATGATGTTGAAGGTTTAGATTGCACGGCTGAGCAGCTTAGAGAAGCTACGGAAGGATATCTTACGGTCGCCTTCATGATGTATGGTAACAGCGAAGATGTTGGAAGATGCGGACGG acACCTTCAGAGTTCAGGCATAAGATGGAGGGTGAACTGGCTGTGAATGTTACCTTAAGCGACCCAGGTTTCGCAGCTATGGGTTATGATGGAATCTGGGCCTTAGCATTAGCAATGCATGATGTTCAGAATGAGATACCAATGGGTTTAGACTCGTATAAGTACGGTGATGGGGAGTACGCAACGCTGGTAGGAGACAGTATTCTACGGCAGGAGTTTGACGGCATGTCG GGTCCAATATTGTTCACAGATGGCGGCTATCGGCTAGGGAATCTTCTCATAGAGCAAAATGTCA ATGGAGAAGAGGTTCTCATTGGTAGCTATGACAACATTCAAAACATGATCACATGGGTTGTACCTACTGATAGTTTGTGGTATTACAGTG GAGGAACCAAACCATTCGACTCTGACGTCACCGAAACGATCACCACCCTTCAAGCCACGCCCCTTCCTCTTGTGATTGTCGTATCCTTCTTGTCCGTCCTTGGGATCATTCTTGCCACactctttctttgttttaatacaTGGAAGCGAGAACATAG ACAAATCAAAATGTCGAGCCCCAAAGTGAACAACATCATTTCGTGCGGAATCATGTTTGCTTACATTTGTGCTGCGCTACTTGGAATTGACAACTCAATGGCGGAAGAGGGAGCACTGCAGAAAGTTTGCCAG CTTCGGTCTTGGTTGATCCCACTAGCTTTTACGCTAGCCTTTGGAGGTATGTTCACAAAGATGTGGCGGATTTATTCAATCGTAATTGCCAACAAGACTAAACGAAAG GTGATCAAGGACCGATATCTCTTTGGTATTATTGTTGTGCTGCTTTTGGTAGATTTCGCAATCCTCATCCCATGGCAGATCATTGATCCCATTCAAATCGAGAAAATAACATACCCTATAACTCAG ACGCAGGACGATATAGAAAACCATAAGAAGCGTGAATTGCTTCACGTCAATTGCACATCCGAAAATAACACCATATGGATCATGATGATGCTAATCTACAAGGCGTTTGTCGTCGTGTTTGGAGCTTTTCTTGCATGGTCAACACg AAACATCAACGTTCCCGGTCTGAACGATAGTTACTACGTAGGTCTATCAATCTATAACACCGTCATCTGCTGTGTCGTTGCTGTGCCGTTATCTTTTCTCTCAGTGTCTTCAATTGGAGTCACTTATGGCCTAGTTTCATGCTTTATGCTGTTCTGCATTACAGTGTCACTTTGTATGCTGTTCCTTCCTAAG GTATTTGCTGTTTACCGTAAGATTGATGCTGAAGGAGGCACAGTGTCTGGCATGATTACCTTTGCGGCACCGAAAGGACCTAGAAATGGAGGGGCTACAGTTGAGGCAGTAGCCACAACAAGTGGTCAAATTGAGTCATTAGCTCAGAAATGA